The nucleotide sequence AGACCACCGTGAAAGCGCCCAAGAAGGGCTCCAAGAAAGCCGTCTCTAAGTCGGTCAGCAAGACCGgcaagaagaagagaaagaccaGGAAGGAGAGCTACGCTATCTACGTGTACAAGGTGCTGAAGCAGGTCCACCCCGACACCGGTATCTCCTCTAAGGCCATGGGCATCATGAACTCGTTTGTGGGCGATATCTTCGAGCGTATCGCCGGTGAGGCCTCCCGTCTGGCTCACTACAACA is from Plectropomus leopardus isolate mb unplaced genomic scaffold, YSFRI_Pleo_2.0 unplaced_scaffold6600, whole genome shotgun sequence and encodes:
- the LOC121939903 gene encoding histone H2B 1/2-like translates to MPETTVKAPKKGSKKAVSKSVSKTGKKKRKTRKESYAIYVYKVLKQVHPDTGISSKAMGIMNSFVGDIFERIAGEASRLAHYNKRSTITSREIQTAVRLLLPGELAKH